From the genome of Brevundimonas sp. NIBR11:
CGACAAGGCCGGAGCCCATGTCGCCGGTGTCGCCCTGGTCCAGGTCGATATGCGGTCGCAGGCGCGCTACGGCTACGGCGACGCCGGCTACTACTACGGCGCCTACAAGTCGTACTACACCGCGTGACCGGGGCTCGCTCCCGAGGCGTCCGGCCGGGCGAGACCGAGGCCGCACAGTGGGCGATGCTGGGCCTCGCCCCAGCGGCGATCTATCTCGGCCATTTCTTCCTGGGGGCGGCGCTGCCGCTGCCGGCGCTGATCCTGCTGATGGTTCTGTCGGGGTTGCTGTGCATCGCCCTGTCGACGCGGAGGGCCCGTCTGGAGGTCGCCTCGATCAGGCCGGTCTGGCCGCTGGTCACCCTGTTCGGACTTGTGATCGGGTCCGCCCTGCTCAGCCTGACCGACTGGGCGCCCGGTGGCGGCCACCCGATCTGGGCCTGGGTCGACGCGCCGCCTGCGGCGAGCATCAATGTCTCGGCGACCCTCATCGAGATCGTCAAGCTGATCGGGCTCGCGGCGGTCTTCGTGCTCGGATGTCTGATGGGGGCCACCAGAGATCGTGCGCGGCGGAGCCTTCAGCTCGTGCTCTGGCTCGGCGCGGCCTACGCCCTCGTCAGCCTCGTGATCTTTCTGGGCGGTGAAGAATTGGGTCACGCCAGCCGCCGGCTGACGGGCGGGTTCGCCACTGCCAACGTCGCCGGCGCCCAGTTCGGCGTCCTGTCGCTCCTGGCGCTGAGCTGGGGCATGCGGCAGCTCCGGCAGAGTCGGCACGAGCCGACAGCCCGCCGCGTCACCGAGGTGGCGCCGTCCGTGGCCGCGCTTCTGCTCTTTCTGGTCTGCCTGATGATGACGGCGTCCCGCGCGGCGCTCGGAGCGACCGGGCTGGCAATGGCCGCGCTGACGACCTGGCAAGCGATCAGCGACCGACGCGCCCGCTGGCCTACGATCGCGGCGGGATGCCTAGTCGCCGTCCTGGCGGCGGTGGTCTTCGCGCGCGGCAATACCCTCTTCGTCGATCGATTCGACACTCTCGCCTCGGGCGGCGAGATCCGGGCGGCGGTCTACGACGCCCATTGGCGCGCCTTCCTGGCCTCGCCCCTGTCGGGCTACGGGCTGGGCAGCTACTCACAGTTGAACAACCAGATCATGACGTCGCTGAACGCCCCCGCCTTGTCGGACAGCGTGATCCTGCACAACGCCTATCTCCAGTGGCTGGTCGAAGGGGGTGTTTTCGGCGCCGCAGCAATCGTTCTGCTGATCGCCGCGATCCTGGGTTGGACGCTGTGGCGCATGCTGCAAAGACAGCGAAACTCAACCGTCCTCGCCGGTCTTCTGGCCGCCTCCGGATTGGTTCTGGTCCATGCGGCCGTCGATGTTCCGCTCAACACGCCGTCCTTCGAGGCCTTCTGGGCGCTTCTCCTCGGCCTGGGGTTCGCCATGGCCCAGACCTCGAGCATCCGGCGATGAGAGTCTTTGCCATAACGATGTGTTGGCAAGGCTTCGGGCGCCGTCCGGACCATGCTACGCGTGCGGTGCAGCATGGACGTGGCGGGGGGCGCCGATGACAGTTCCAAGACTGACGTCCGAGGCGACCGCACCCACAACCCTGGCGAGTCGCGCCGCCATGGTCGGCCGACGCCTGCGCGTCTGGGCGACAACCGAAGTCGGAGGCTGGATCATCGTCGGTCTGCTGCTGATCTGCGCGCTCTTGACCGCTGCGGCCGTCGTCATCCTACCGCGGATCAACGCGGCGCCGCCGGTCGTGCCGGCCGAGACTTCCACCCTAAGCGCGACAGGCGCGACGCCGATTCAGGACCTGGCTGATTTCACCCTGGCTCCCGAGGCCGTGCAGAACATCAGCCGAGATGCCGCGCGCGCCTGGAACGCCGCCCTGCCCTTCTCGACGGATCCGATCCGTCCGTCGGCGCCCTTTTTCGCCCCGCCCACGGATGTCGAGAGCTATGGCCGCGCGCTCGATTGCCTGACCACCGCCGTCTATTACGAGGCCGCATCCGAGAGTGCGGCCGGACAGGCCGCCGTCGCCCAGGTCGTGCTGAACCGCGCACGCCATCCCGCCTATCCGCGCACGGTCTGCGGAGTCGTGTTCCAGGGCTCGGAGCGGACCACCGGTTGTCAGTTCAGCTTCACCTGTGACGGAGCCATGGCCCGCACGCCCTCGGTCGCGGGCTGGCAGAGGGCCAGGGCGGTGGCCGCCGCCGCCCTGAACGGCCATGTCGTCGCGGCCGTCGGCACGGCGACCCACTAT
Proteins encoded in this window:
- a CDS encoding O-antigen ligase family protein: MTGARSRGVRPGETEAAQWAMLGLAPAAIYLGHFFLGAALPLPALILLMVLSGLLCIALSTRRARLEVASIRPVWPLVTLFGLVIGSALLSLTDWAPGGGHPIWAWVDAPPAASINVSATLIEIVKLIGLAAVFVLGCLMGATRDRARRSLQLVLWLGAAYALVSLVIFLGGEELGHASRRLTGGFATANVAGAQFGVLSLLALSWGMRQLRQSRHEPTARRVTEVAPSVAALLLFLVCLMMTASRAALGATGLAMAALTTWQAISDRRARWPTIAAGCLVAVLAAVVFARGNTLFVDRFDTLASGGEIRAAVYDAHWRAFLASPLSGYGLGSYSQLNNQIMTSLNAPALSDSVILHNAYLQWLVEGGVFGAAAIVLLIAAILGWTLWRMLQRQRNSTVLAGLLAASGLVLVHAAVDVPLNTPSFEAFWALLLGLGFAMAQTSSIRR
- a CDS encoding cell wall hydrolase; its protein translation is MTVPRLTSEATAPTTLASRAAMVGRRLRVWATTEVGGWIIVGLLLICALLTAAAVVILPRINAAPPVVPAETSTLSATGATPIQDLADFTLAPEAVQNISRDAARAWNAALPFSTDPIRPSAPFFAPPTDVESYGRALDCLTTAVYYEAASESAAGQAAVAQVVLNRARHPAYPRTVCGVVFQGSERTTGCQFSFTCDGAMARTPSVAGWQRARAVAAAALNGHVVAAVGTATHYHTDWVAPYWAPRLSKITMIGAHIFYRWNGAWGLPAAFRGVYAGAEPVVPKMAGLSTIAFQTPVEVFDAFDAPALETESGPLPQAARLAPTVSLVDGEPAAAAPETLQGAETTAQTPTAPLTRPVVLQRDAPIMADPLASPTAPPVRQRQRIAAPSGW